One Streptomyces sp. R28 DNA window includes the following coding sequences:
- a CDS encoding NTP pyrophosphohydrolase: MTEDDPLLVIVDAANVVGSVPDGWWRDRRGAAERLRDRLAADGVPGHAGPVEIVLVVEGAARGVETVPGVRVESAAGSGDDHMVELVARASGRPCLVVTADRELRRRVTELGAEVAGPRTVRP; encoded by the coding sequence ATGACTGAGGACGACCCCCTGCTCGTGATCGTGGACGCCGCGAATGTCGTCGGGTCGGTGCCCGACGGCTGGTGGCGGGATCGGCGGGGGGCCGCGGAGCGGTTGCGGGACCGGCTGGCTGCTGACGGGGTGCCGGGGCATGCGGGGCCGGTCGAGATCGTGCTCGTGGTGGAGGGGGCCGCTCGCGGCGTGGAGACCGTGCCGGGCGTGCGGGTGGAGTCCGCCGCCGGGAGCGGGGACGATCACATGGTCGAGCTCGTCGCGCGGGCGAGTGGGCGGCCCTGTCTGGTGGTGACCGCGGACCGGGAACTGCGCCGGAGGGTGACGGAGTTGGGCGCGGAGGTGGCGGGGCCGCGTACGGTACGGCCATAG